One segment of Setaria viridis chromosome 4, Setaria_viridis_v4.0, whole genome shotgun sequence DNA contains the following:
- the LOC117852283 gene encoding uncharacterized protein gives MAAAADEARLESFLQWLQANGADLRGCTIRTCGGGKGFGVFSTAAPEPGATDGVVLVVPLDLAITPMRVLQDPLVGARCRALFEEGGVDDRLLVMLFLMAERRRPGSLWKPYLDMLPSTFGSSLWFSEEELAELEGTTLYRATVIQRNSMQSLFDEKVKGLVEELLHVDESASSTEVLFEDFLWANSIFWTRALNIPLPHSYVFPGSCSDQQTRTNDDVCDSSLPAHQETDITAKDSSSDENSKSSNTESIWVEGLIPGIDFCNHNVKALATWEVDSMGNATGVPASMYLMLADKSSVEAGAEIYINYGNKGNEELLYLYGFVVDNNPDDYLMVHYPAEALRQIQSADIKMRLLEIQKGELRCLLPRSLLDNGFFCICSSEDKDDKKNISPFCNYSWSGQRKVPSYLHKIVFPQEFLSTLRTIAMQEHEIEQVASLLGEVGSSEDREPSDAEIQSAIWEVCGDQGALGLLVDLLRVKMAELEEGTGTEASDSELLEQFNSHDSEDCTSGSDENNKNKSKINSHSCIVYRRGQKQLTRLFLREAEYLLELSAKEQT, from the exons AtggcagccgccgccgacgaggccagGCTCGAATCCTTCCTCCAATGGCTGCAG GCCAACGGCGCCGACCTCCGCGGCTGCACGATCCGcacgtgcggcggcggcaagggcttCGGCGTCTTCTCCACAGCCGCCCCCGAGCCGGGCGCCACCGACG GGGTGGTTCTGGTGGTGCCGCTCGACCTCGCCATCACGCCCATGCGGGTGCTGCAGGACCCGCTCGTCGGCGCGCGGTGCCGCGCGCTCTTCGAGGAGGGAGGCGTCGACGACCGCCTCCTCGTCATGCTCTTCCTCATGGCCGAGCGGCGGCGCCCTGGCTCGCTCTGGAAGCC GTATTTGGATATGCTTCCAAGCACCTTCGGGAGCTCCCTTTGGTTCAGCGAAGAGGAGCTTGCCGAACTGGAAGGGACGACTCTGTACCGTGCTACGGTGATCCAG AGGAACTCGATGCAATCCCTATTTGATGAGAAGGTTAAAGGTCTTGTTGAGGAGCTTTTACATGTTGATGAATCCGCAAG CTCCACTGAAGTGTTGTTTGAGGACTTCCTTTG GGCAAACTCAATCTTCTGGACTCGGGCACTGAACATACCATTGCCGCATTCTTATGTTTTTCCGGGGTCATGTAGTGATCAACAGACCAGAACTAATGATGATGTTTGTGATTCTAGTCTCCCTGCCCACCAG GAAACTGACATTACAGCTAAGGATAGTAGCTCTGATGAGAATTCTAAATCAAGTAACACAGAATCGATTTGGGTTGAGGGCCTTATACCAGGAATAGATTTCTGTAACCATA ATGTAAAGGCACTGGCAACATGGGAAGTTGATTCTATGGGAAATGCTACTGGAGTCCCTGCTTCAATGTACCTCATGCTTG CTGACAAAAGTTCTGTTGAGGCTGGGGCAGAAATCTACATAAATTATGGCAACAAAGGAAATGAG GAACTACTGTACCTCTATGGATTTGTGGTTGACAACAATCCTGATGATTATCTCATG GTTCATTATCCTGCGGAAGCTCTTAGACAAATCCAGTCTGCTGATATTAAGATGAGGCTACTAGAGATACAG AAGGGTGAATTGAGATGTCTTCTACCCAGAAGTTTGCTTGATAATGGATTTTTTTGTATTTGTTCCAGTGAAGATAAGGATGACAAGAAAAACATCAGTCCTTTTTGTAATTATAGTTGGAGTGGTCAACGCAAAGTTCCATCATATCTCCACAAAATTGTCTTCCCTCAGGAATTTTTGAGTACCTTACGTACGATTGCCATGCAAGAACATGAGATTGAACAGGTTGCTTCTTTACTTGGAGAG GTTGGATCTAGTGAAGATAGAGAACCATCTGATGCAGAGATCCAAAGTGCTATTTGGGAGGTGTGCGGGGATCAGGGGGCACTTGGTTTGCTTGTGGATCTTCTTAGGGTCAA AATGGCTGAACTTGAGGAGGGCACTGGAACAGAAGCATCTGACAGCGAATTGCTTGAGCAGTTTAATTCCCATGATTCGGAGGACTGCACGAG CGGAAGTGACGAGAACAATAAAAACAAGTCAAAAATAAATAGTCACTCGTGTATAGTATACCGAAGAGGGCAAAAGCAGCTAACAAGGTTGTTCCTGAGGGAGGCAGAGTATCTTCTGGAGCTTTCTGCAAAAGAACAGACCTAA